One Aerococcus urinaeequi DNA segment encodes these proteins:
- a CDS encoding sensor histidine kinase, which produces MWKQNNHHKTRNHQKKSTYENRSVRQRWHYFILNVSAFAAVFLALGVITIQILHATAYSETDISLRNLVANTQMISDAIKRSTDDFVPSQSKTDHPEEPGLNRFNSQVVLWSAEGEILNQDGLGDIYSQITSLDLSTETLDEVEEVTITDESQEYHFRTITSTAPENTGNVAYITVLSNTDQIDNAVANFQQILIVSLIFFWLISIGIAYHLSRVNMKPILKSWRKQQEFVENASHELRTPLTIIQNNLDHLFTKPNAKIIDESESIAQALNETRRLTGLTTDLLTIARGDANEQTLDLTLTDIQPFIKHTTDPFRDLATLADKEFKLFNNGKAIVKVDQKKIHQVLVILLDNALKYTQEGDTITVDSHTSKRHWYLYVKNTGSNIAEEDKDRIFERFYRDSASRASETSGYGLGLAIAKQIIEDHEGSITVEDGHPQGVIFTIRLRKNYD; this is translated from the coding sequence ATGTGGAAACAAAATAATCATCACAAAACACGCAATCATCAAAAGAAAAGTACCTATGAAAACCGGTCTGTACGACAAAGGTGGCATTATTTTATCTTGAATGTCAGTGCCTTTGCAGCTGTATTTCTAGCACTTGGCGTGATTACTATACAAATTTTACATGCTACTGCCTATTCGGAAACAGACATTTCTTTAAGAAATCTGGTTGCTAATACCCAAATGATTTCAGATGCAATTAAACGTTCGACTGACGACTTTGTCCCTAGTCAAAGTAAGACAGACCACCCTGAAGAGCCCGGTTTAAACCGATTTAACAGTCAAGTGGTGCTTTGGAGTGCGGAAGGGGAAATCCTTAACCAAGATGGTTTGGGAGACATTTACAGCCAAATCACTAGCCTAGACCTGTCTACTGAAACCTTGGACGAGGTTGAAGAAGTGACAATTACTGACGAAAGTCAGGAATACCATTTCCGTACGATTACAAGCACTGCACCAGAAAATACCGGCAATGTTGCCTATATCACGGTCCTTTCTAATACTGACCAGATTGACAACGCGGTTGCCAATTTCCAACAGATTTTAATTGTTTCCTTGATTTTTTTCTGGTTGATTTCAATCGGCATCGCCTATCACCTATCCAGAGTGAATATGAAACCTATTTTAAAATCTTGGAGAAAGCAACAAGAGTTCGTCGAGAATGCCTCCCATGAATTACGAACGCCATTAACCATTATTCAAAACAATTTAGACCATTTATTCACCAAGCCAAATGCTAAAATCATCGACGAATCTGAAAGCATCGCTCAAGCCTTAAATGAAACACGACGGCTGACGGGTTTAACCACGGACCTTTTGACTATTGCCCGCGGGGATGCGAATGAACAGACACTCGATTTAACATTAACGGATATTCAACCCTTTATTAAGCATACAACCGATCCATTTAGAGATCTTGCTACTTTAGCAGACAAGGAATTTAAACTCTTTAATAATGGCAAAGCGATTGTAAAAGTCGACCAGAAGAAAATCCACCAAGTCTTGGTCATCTTGTTAGATAATGCTTTGAAATATACCCAAGAAGGAGATACCATCACCGTGGATTCGCACACTAGTAAACGGCACTGGTATCTTTATGTCAAAAATACAGGCAGTAACATTGCTGAAGAAGATAAGGACCGAATTTTTGAACGTTTTTATCGGGATTCAGCCTCAAGAGCCAGCGAAACATCTGGTTACGGACTAGGTTTAGCTATTGCCAAACAAATTATCGAAGACCATGAAGGGAGTATCACTGTTGAAGACGGTCATCCTCAAGGCGT